The Psychroflexus sp. ALD_RP9 region TGTTGATATACTTTTAAATCTTCAGGAATAGCTTCGTTTTCTAGAAAGTAATTATACAACTCTTGCTCTTCTTGTAAACTAGTTTCAGCATTTTCATATTTAGCAATTAGCAACCTTATTCTAGTGATATCTAATTTCATGATTGTTGTGTTTTCATTTGTTTTATTAAAGCCTTTCTTGCCCTTGACAAAGTTACCCTAACATTGGTTTCGCTCATTTCCATAATGCCTGCAATATCTTCAAAACTGTAAGCTTCTATATCGCGAAGTTGAATTATTGTACGGTAATTAACCGACAAAGCAGCAATACAATTATTTAACTTTTTAACTTCATCTTGTGTTTCAATGACTTCTTCTATGGTTTTGTCTTCATCTTCAAAATTTTCATGTGTTAAACTTACATTTTGATTACGCTTTAACTTCAATTGGTCGTAACAATGGTTTTTAGTAACGGTCATTGCAAATGCTTCTAAATTTGATTTATCAGCAAGTTGCGATCGTTTTTCCCAAAGTTTTACCATTACATCTTGAACGGCATCTTTAGCAGCATCTGGAGAAACTAGCAACCTTCTAGCTAATCTAAATAACTTAGCTTGCATAGGTTCTATTTGGTGCATAAACAACTCTGCGCTCATTTTGTTTTGGTTAGACTTCATTATCTCGACGAATGATTTTCAGATTTGTTACAATTATTTTATAAATTTAGGAACTTTTAATAAATCAGTTATGCTAAAAAAAATTGCAATAGGTCTTTTGGTATGTTTTACAATTTCAAGTTGTCAAGACGACTTAGATGATGTTATTACTCCTGCATCAACCCTTGAGATAAATGATTTTATATGGAAAGCCATGAATGCTTTTTACTTATACAAGCCTGATTCTCCAAACCTAGCAGACGATTCTTTTACTACTAATGAAGCTTACGCTAATTATTTAAACAGTTTTGCAACTCCTGAAGGTTTATTTAATGATTTATTAGCCCAACAAGATCGGTTCTCAATTATTGTTGATAATTATGTCGATCTTGAAAACAGTCTTGATGGTATTAATTTTACTACAGGCATGCAATTTGGTTTAGTTAATATTTCTGATTCAAATTCAGTTTTTGGATTTGTAAGATATGTTGTACCCAACTCGCCTGCTTCTGAAGCAGGTATTGAACGAGGTATGCTATTTAATCGCGTAAATGGAGAAACTTTAACACCAAATACTAATTTTAATTCGCTTTTTGGTGGAAACAATTACACAATAGGTTTAGCTGAATTTGATGGTACTGAATTATCATCACTATCGACCGAAATTAGTTTATCTAAAATTCAGCTAACCGAAAACCCTATTTACTCAGTTGAAGTAATTGAAGTAGACAATACCAAAGTTGGTTACCTGATGTATAATGCTTTTAGAAGTAATTTTGACAGTCAGCTGAATACGGTTTTTGCTAACTTTAAGTCTGAAAATATAGATGAACTTATTCTTGATTTACGCTATAATTCAGGCGGAAGTATAGAAACAGCAAAAGATTTAGCTTCAATGGTTACAGGTCAGTTTGAAGGTGAAATTTTTGCCTTTGAACACTACAATGATAATTTTAATGATGAAGAATTACGATTCGACAACCAAATAAGAACTGGTGCAAATATTAACAGTCTTAACCTAAATCGCGTTTATATCCTAACAGGTTTTTCGACGGCGTCTGCAAGTGAGTTAGTGATTAATGCCTTAAAGCCCTATATTAATGTTGTTCAAATAGGGCAAACAACAGTTGGTAAATTTGAAGGCTCTGTTACCTTATACGATTCAGCAAATTTTAGACGTGATGGTGCAAGCATTAATCATTTTTATGCCATACAACCACTTATTTTAAAAACAGCTAATGCTAATGGTGTAACCGACTATTTTGAAGGATTAGCTCCTGACATAACTCTAAATGAAGATTATACCAATCTTGGTGTTATTGGTAATCAAAACGAACCATTACTCAATCGCGCTTTAGAAGAAATGGGGCTTGATTTAACCGAAGGTAAACCAAGCATGCCAT contains the following coding sequences:
- a CDS encoding RNA polymerase sigma factor — encoded protein: MKSNQNKMSAELFMHQIEPMQAKLFRLARRLLVSPDAAKDAVQDVMVKLWEKRSQLADKSNLEAFAMTVTKNHCYDQLKLKRNQNVSLTHENFEDEDKTIEEVIETQDEVKKLNNCIAALSVNYRTIIQLRDIEAYSFEDIAGIMEMSETNVRVTLSRARKALIKQMKTQQS
- a CDS encoding S41 family peptidase, which produces MLKKIAIGLLVCFTISSCQDDLDDVITPASTLEINDFIWKAMNAFYLYKPDSPNLADDSFTTNEAYANYLNSFATPEGLFNDLLAQQDRFSIIVDNYVDLENSLDGINFTTGMQFGLVNISDSNSVFGFVRYVVPNSPASEAGIERGMLFNRVNGETLTPNTNFNSLFGGNNYTIGLAEFDGTELSSLSTEISLSKIQLTENPIYSVEVIEVDNTKVGYLMYNAFRSNFDSQLNTVFANFKSENIDELILDLRYNSGGSIETAKDLASMVTGQFEGEIFAFEHYNDNFNDEELRFDNQIRTGANINSLNLNRVYILTGFSTASASELVINALKPYINVVQIGQTTVGKFEGSVTLYDSANFRRDGASINHFYAIQPLILKTANANGVTDYFEGLAPDITLNEDYTNLGVIGNQNEPLLNRALEEMGLDLTEGKPSMPLFQRSSELLFENQSLQPTYQRMYIEKN